Proteins found in one Oreochromis niloticus isolate F11D_XX linkage group LG22, O_niloticus_UMD_NMBU, whole genome shotgun sequence genomic segment:
- the LOC100701582 gene encoding gastrula zinc finger protein XlCGF57.1 has translation MFCGSVSGADMDRYREIPDVVLNPEPKLQGEVLPSDVRKVIVGEEEQQQWSPLLDSEHPHIKEEQEEVWSSQDADQLQGPQEACVTILTLSPVKNEDDAEEKPESSQLHRHQTGVKTEARNSDPESHSEPGTDKASDSSETEVSDGDWEQNREPQSGQKCLKNHNFTIIDINCNIERSFSCSECGQRFGRKPHLKAHMRIHTGEKPFSCSFCGKRFSQKGNSISHMRLHTGEKPFSCSICKKSFRYSGDVSRHMKIHTGLKKGRSKVSNMVSNMVSSGIHVRLKPGRSLHPDTSLQPGSDVKAPEPETEANHEVLKQPGESQPHLNSLRSDGVSLSEIRSTDKEAFSCAECGRTFCRRDHLISHMRTHTGEKPFSCSVCEKRFSCSGNILAHMRIHTGEKPFECSFCGKSFSQKGTLQLHMRIHTGEKPFTCPFCDKRFAHKRRMTLHMSVHTEEKRFSCSACDKRFTWYTQLKTHRCVGEPSQLRQNQSEKTVPPKESFSCTECGKIFSLKGNLKTHMRIHTGEKPFGCSVCGKSFKQNVHLTEHMTIHTGEKLYKCSICGKGFNKKLLIKNHTCV, from the exons ATGTTCTGCGGTTCTGTGAGCGGAGCAGACATGGACCGCTACCGTGAAATCCCGGATGTGGTTCTGAACCCTGAACCGAAGCTGCAGGGCGAAG ttttacCGTCAGATGTCCGCAAAGTGATTGTTGGTGAAGAAGAGCAGCAACAGTGGAGCCCCCTCCTGGACTCAGAGCACCCACACATCaaagaggagcaggaggaagtCTGGAGCAGCCAGGATGCAGATCAGCTTCAAGGTCCGCAGGAGGCCTGTGTCACCATATTAACATTAAGTCCTGTGAAAAATGAAGATGATGCTGAGGAGAAACCAGAATCCTCTCAGCTTCATCGCCATCAGACTGGAGTGAAAACAGAAGCCAGGAACTCAGACCCAGAGAGCCATTCAGAGCCAGGTACTGACAAAGCTTCAGACTCTTCTGAGACCGAGGTGAGTGACGGTGACTGGGAGCAGAACAGGGAACCTCAGTCAGGTCAAAAATGCCTGAAAAACCACAACTTCACTATTATCGACATTAACTGTAACATTGAGCGATCATTCAGCTGCTCCGAATGTGGTCAGAGGTTCGGCAGGAAGCCACACCTCAAAGCACACATGAGAATTCACACTGGAGAGAAACCCTTTAGTTGCTCTTTTTGTGGCAAAAGATTTTCTCAGAAAGGAAACTCCATCAGCCACATGAGActtcacacaggagagaaaccttTCAGCTGCTCCATCTGTAAGAAAAGTTTCAGGTATAGTGGTGACGTGAGCAGGCACATGAAAATCCACACAGGACTGAAAAAAGGTCGCAGCAAGGTTAgcaacatggtcagcaacatGGTCAGCAGTGGCATTCACGTGAGGTTAAAACCTGGCAGGAGCTTACATCCAGACACATCCTTACAACCAGGAAGTGATGTTAAAGCACCAGAACCTGAGACTGAAGCCAACCATGAAGTTTTGAAGCAACCGGGAGAATCTCAGCCCCATTTAAACTCTCTGAGGAGTGACGGTGTCTCTCTGAGTGAGATAAGAAGTACTGATAAGGAGGCATTTAGCTGCGCTGAGTGTGGACGGACATTTTGCCGTAGAGACCACCTGATCAGCCACATGAGAACGCACACTGGAGAGAAACCATTCAGCTGCTCAGTCTGTGAGAAACGTTTCAGCTGTAGCGGGAACATCTTGGCACACATGagaatccacacaggagagaaaccttttgaatgtTCGTTCTGCGGGAAGAGTTTTAGCCAGAAAGGAACACTGCAGCTTCACATGAGAATTCACACGGGAGAGAAACCCTTCACCTGCCCTTTTTGTGATAAAAGATTTGCACACAAAAGACGTATGACGCTGCACATGTCTGTCCACACAGAGGAGAAACGGTTCAGCTGCAGCGCTTGTGACAAAAGGTTCACCTGGTATACACAGCTCAAAACCCACAGGTGTGTGGGCGAGCCATCACAGCTCCGCCAGAACCAAAGTGAGAAGACAGTTCCTCCAAAGGAGTCCTTCAGCTGCACTGAGTGCGGTAAAATATTCAGCCTCAAGGGCAATTTGAAGACACACATGAGAattcacacaggagagaaaccatttgGTTGTTCAGTTTGTGGAAAGAGTTTTAAACAAAACGTCCATCTGACTGAACACATGACAATTCACACAGGGGAGAAACTCTATAAGTGCAGCATCTGTGGTAAAGGATTCAATAAGAAGTTACTTATTAAAAACCACACCTGTGTTTAA